CGGTCACTTCGATCTCGCCTGCGTCCCTTGCCCTGCCCCGGAAAAGACTTTCCTTTGCGTGGTTTCCTTTGCGCCCTTTGCGTCTTTGCGGTGGATGTTCAGCTTTTCCCGCTTCTGCTTCCGGTTCGGTCCACCGAAAACGCCCGCAAACCCGCACGGGCCGCCATTTGAGCGCTTGACATTTCCAGATCACCCCACAAAATCTTCATGTGCTCTAACAATGTCATGAAGAAGTCCGGGGGGCGGTATGAGCGAGATGCGGGCCAGTGCAGTCAGACCGAAGGCACTCTTCCGGTCCACAGTCGGTGACCCCGGACCGGTCTATCCGATCGACAGGTGGATACTCTCCCTCTTTCTGAAGGGGATAGGGAACCCCGCGATCCGCAGCGTCCTCTGGGACGGCAGCGACATCTCCCATCCCGGGGCGGGACGGGTCGGCATGGTGATCCGCAACCGCGCCACCCTCCTTCGCCTCATGGCAAACCCTCTCCTCAACTTCGGGGACGACTACAGCGCAGGGAACATCGAGATCGAAGGGGGTGTGGTCAACTTCCTGGAGGCAGTGTACCGGGGGATGATGCGCCCGGGGAGGACCTGCCGCCGCTCCCGCCCGGTCGCCCACTGGCTGCAGAGAAATGTCAACTCCCTCTCCGACTCGCGCCGCAACATCCACCACCACTACGACATCGGCAACGACTTCTACCGGCTGTGGCTCGACAAGGAGATGCTTTACACCTGCGCCTACTACCCTGCCCCCGATGCCACCCTCGAGGAGGCGCAGATCGCCAAGATGGAGCTTGTCTGCCGCAAGCTGCGCCTGAAGGAGGGGGACCGGGTCATCGAGGCCGGGTGCGGCTGGGGGGGGCTCGCCCGCTACATGGCGAAGCATTACGGCGTGAAGGTTCGCGCCTTCAACATCTCGCGGGAGCAGATCGCCTACGCCAGGAAGCGAGCGGACGCGGAGTCGATAACCGGTGTGGAATTCATCGAGGACGACTACCGCAACATCACCGGAGAGTGCGATGCCTTCGTCTCCGTCGGGATGCTGGAGCATGTCGGTCCCAGCCACTACCGGAAGCTGGGAGAGGTCATCAACCGCACCCTGTCCGACACCGGACTCGGACTGATCCACAGCATAGGACAAAACGTCCCCGAATCGATGAGCGGCTGGATGGAAAAGCGGATCTTCCCGGGAAGCTACCCTCCGACCCTTAAGGAGATGGCGGCGATCTTCGAGCCGTACAGCTTCAGCATCCTCGACGTGGAGAACCTGCGCCTCCATTACGCCCGCACCTGCGAGGAGTGGCTGGAGCGCTTCGAGTCGCACCGGCAGCAGGTGGAGGAACTCTTCGACGATGCCTTCCTGAGGGCGTGGCGCCTCTATCTTTGCGGTGCCATCGCCAACTTCAGGGCCGGCAACCTGCAGCTATTCCAGGTCGTCTTTTCCCGTTTCGACAACAACGGCATCCCCTGGACCCGCAGGGGGGACGACAGGGGGAGAGAGCCGCTATGACCAGATGTGAAGTGCTCATCGTAGGAGCCGGTCCCGCGGGGTCGACCTGCGCGAGGCTCCTGAAACGGGGGGGACTGGACGTCCTCCTCATGGACCGCGCCGAGTTCCCTCGCGAGAAGCTGTGCGCCGGATGGATCACACCGGCCGTGCTGGAGGCGCTGGAGATCGACCCGGAAGGGTACTGCAGAGGGCGGGTACTGCAGGAGATAAGGGAATTCAGGACGGCGACGATCGGAGGTAAAGAGATCGTCACGAGCTATCCGAACCCCGTGAGTTACGGGATCAGGAGATGGGAATTCGACCACTACCTCCTGGTGCGCAGCGCGGCCAGGCACCGGCTGGGAGAACCGGTCCGCACGGTGGAGCGGGTCGCGGACGGCTGGCTGGTGAACGGCAACATCAAGGCGGGCCTCCTGATCGGGGCCGGAGGTCATTACTGCCCCGTCTCGCGTGCCCTCGGCGCACGGGGAAGCACCGAAAAGGCGATCGCGGCGCAGGGGTGCGAGTTCTGCCTCACCGAGGAGGAGGTCGAAAGGTGCGGCATCCCGGCCGGTGTCCCGGCACTCTTTTTCACCGAGGACCTGCAGGGTTACGGCTGGATACTGCGCAAGGGGCGCTATCTCAACATAGGTCTGGGGAGCAGGGAAACGAAGGAGCTACCGCGCCGCATGGCGGAGTTCTGCGCCTTTTTGCAGGAGCGCGGGGGGATCGGGGAGATCCCGCACCGCTTCAAGGGGCACGCCTACCTCCCCTACGGCAACCCCGGGGCGCGGCGGGTGGTGGGGGACGCGGCGCTCCTTATCGGCGATGCCGCGGGACTCGCCTATCCGGAAAGCGGCGAGGGGATACTGCCGGCGATCGAGTCCGCCATCATGGCGGTGCACACCATCGTGGCAGCGCACGGAGACTATCGGCAGAAGAATCTGGAACCGTACGCCGCGCACCTTGCAGCGCGGTTCGGGGGGAGCGCAGGAAACGCCGCCACCCCCGCGTGGCTGCGCCACTACGGCGGCGCACTCCTTTTTTCCAGCAAATGGCTGACCCGCCGACTCCTCCTGGATCGCTGGTTTCTCCACCAGGGGGTGCAGCCGCTCCCACTCTTCGATCCCGATCGTCCCGCGGCGACGCCGACGATACAAAAGCAGCCTACCTAGGCCGCGATGCTCCCCCCTCAGGTGAAGCCCGAGCCGACCGTGCAGGCGAAGCAGTATTGCGCGGTCGGGATCGGCGTCCCCGGCGCCGGGAGCTCTTGAAGCTCCCGGATGTTGGCGACCCCTCCGCCGAAGGGGATGCCGGCGGCGAGGTGGAAGTCGCAGTCGTAGAGAGCTCCGTCCCAGTCGACCGAGAGCTGCGAGCGACACATAAGCCCCGCCACCGCGCACGGATTGAACCCGGCCGCCAGCTTCTCCCGGTACCCTTCCAGATTCCCCGACTTTTCCAGCCACGCCAGAAAGCGACCGAGCGGCACGTTGGCAAAGCAGAAGAGGTTGTCAAAGGAGACCCCGTAGCGGCGCGAGAGCTCCGCCCGGAATCTCTTCTCCGATCCGGCCTGCGCTGCGGGAAGGAACGCGCCGCTCGGGTTGCTCACCAGATCGAGTTCCACCCCTTCCCCCGGGACACCATAGCCAACGGAATTGAGGAGCTTCAGCGCCTCGATCGACTTCTCCCACACCCCCTCACCGCGCTGCGCGGAAGTCTGTCCGGCGTTGAGCGCCGGGAAGGAGGCCACAAGGACTACGCGAAGCTCCCGGTAGAGGC
The DNA window shown above is from Geomonas sp. RF6 and carries:
- a CDS encoding NAD(P)/FAD-dependent oxidoreductase; this encodes MTRCEVLIVGAGPAGSTCARLLKRGGLDVLLMDRAEFPREKLCAGWITPAVLEALEIDPEGYCRGRVLQEIREFRTATIGGKEIVTSYPNPVSYGIRRWEFDHYLLVRSAARHRLGEPVRTVERVADGWLVNGNIKAGLLIGAGGHYCPVSRALGARGSTEKAIAAQGCEFCLTEEEVERCGIPAGVPALFFTEDLQGYGWILRKGRYLNIGLGSRETKELPRRMAEFCAFLQERGGIGEIPHRFKGHAYLPYGNPGARRVVGDAALLIGDAAGLAYPESGEGILPAIESAIMAVHTIVAAHGDYRQKNLEPYAAHLAARFGGSAGNAATPAWLRHYGGALLFSSKWLTRRLLLDRWFLHQGVQPLPLFDPDRPAATPTIQKQPT
- a CDS encoding SAM-dependent methyltransferase, which codes for MSEMRASAVRPKALFRSTVGDPGPVYPIDRWILSLFLKGIGNPAIRSVLWDGSDISHPGAGRVGMVIRNRATLLRLMANPLLNFGDDYSAGNIEIEGGVVNFLEAVYRGMMRPGRTCRRSRPVAHWLQRNVNSLSDSRRNIHHHYDIGNDFYRLWLDKEMLYTCAYYPAPDATLEEAQIAKMELVCRKLRLKEGDRVIEAGCGWGGLARYMAKHYGVKVRAFNISREQIAYARKRADAESITGVEFIEDDYRNITGECDAFVSVGMLEHVGPSHYRKLGEVINRTLSDTGLGLIHSIGQNVPESMSGWMEKRIFPGSYPPTLKEMAAIFEPYSFSILDVENLRLHYARTCEEWLERFESHRQQVEELFDDAFLRAWRLYLCGAIANFRAGNLQLFQVVFSRFDNNGIPWTRRGDDRGREPL
- the arsS gene encoding arsenosugar biosynthesis radical SAM (seleno)protein ArsS (Some members of this family are selenoproteins.), with the protein product MPDKIVKQDPPETFAQTLVRHGVELTRDRTVTLQVNTGRLCSLSCRHCHLEAGPGRGETMTRETMDSVIDAARRLPFASIDITGGAPELVPDLEYLLRGVAPLAPRVVVRTNLVSLDERLARLYRELRVVLVASFPALNAGQTSAQRGEGVWEKSIEALKLLNSVGYGVPGEGVELDLVSNPSGAFLPAAQAGSEKRFRAELSRRYGVSFDNLFCFANVPLGRFLAWLEKSGNLEGYREKLAAGFNPCAVAGLMCRSQLSVDWDGALYDCDFHLAAGIPFGGGVANIRELQELPAPGTPIPTAQYCFACTVGSGFT